The Henckelia pumila isolate YLH828 unplaced genomic scaffold, ASM3356847v2 CTG_461:::fragment_3, whole genome shotgun sequence genome window below encodes:
- the LOC140871785 gene encoding uncharacterized protein isoform X3, with protein METAPPSSELRLRFSTTQQAATNHTTAAWLVFGLMLGFRRPVRIEELASKCSFLHDTPHYIRFLCSIPNSPLLLTAEGLVTFSNAGFFAITQFFANSDMNSVHFDPPEYVLQSLKVVASNELAKTYCRRRKRMRPEVDNLSVMKRTIFKDFSEEENSDQSDNVMPSSFQNVRFQEQSKVISTAPMLTNSISEQVVHEIENNGHGNKGMDDSFLHWNCSGCTHPDYEFCDRIPLPLKPLVIEQIMKSMPPPRFSRPQQILGSSNVSQVCKIDATNSLCGALVGSSSQLELDQQITNSRVKREVADACASFTTDFNEKGKGLLLRDSGRCRGHKEILPLCKYESGSKNVAEANHVALLQDKSRTEAHLLCEEDTPNSDEKNAPSSRKNTTSQTMENCKHIGHHAEPQNIKIEKKPIPAKKKLKSTLDQNMNINLRIETVTENREKSFNSSSKLAPQNGIENKPFPKFKSFTIEEEEGSGGYGTVYKAIRKSDGVAFAIKCPHVNANRNHVYNELKMLERFGGKNFVIKFEGSLKNGNSDCLVLEHVEHDRPEVLKKEIDVFQLQWYGYCMFRALAGLHKQGIVHRDVKPGNFLFSRKVNKGYLIDFNLALDLHKKFGSTANSKSGHGVNIDHISLSQTKSLPVKNRNFPNGRFPEVISQNAGKGMKPLLPASNLKRNIGQAKIFTGTCSRNNIKSQGADGSGITSAKDPTSTKTQSAERLREPMPNQGRKELINLVQEALQGGNSESVNAPTSKRKRVAAPPTNLDRKFFYPTPMPFHVSEVVIGGAGLLKNRGERKNKREGPCVGTKGFRAPEVLLRSPHQGPKVDIWSAGVTLIYLMIGRTPFVGDPDQNIKEIAKLRGSEDLWEVAKLHNQESSFSTDLLDAKYMLPVKLLDWCVQNTRRPQFLENIPKSLLDLVDKCLTVNPRLRISAEEALKHEFFASCHVAVRKQKLHRQGATLSSHAPTMSAT; from the exons ATGGAGACCGCCCCGCCGAGTTCTGAACTCAGGCTGCGATTCAGCACCACTCAACAAGCCGCCACAAACCACACCACCGCCGCGTGGCTCGTATTCGGTCTTATGCTCGGATTTCGCCGCCCTGTGCGGATCGAAGAACTGGCTTCCAAATGCTCGTTCCTTCATGATACACCTCATTACATACGGTTTCTTTGCTCGATTCCTAATTCTCCTCTTCTTTTGACTGCCGAAGGACTCGTGACCTTCTCTAATGCTGGATTCTTTGCTATCACTCAATTTTTTGCTAATTCGGATATGAATTCAGTACATTTCGATCCACCAGAATACGTTCTTCAGTCGCTGAAAGTTGTCGCTTCAAATGAATTAGCGAAGACCTATTGTAGGagaaggaagagaatgagaCCGGAGGTTGATAATCTCTCTGTGATGAAAAGGACAATATTCAAGGATTTTAGcg AGGAGGAGAATTCGGATCAAAGCGACAATGTGATGCCCAGCAGTTTTCAAAATGTTCGTTTTCAA GAACAGTCAAAAGTTATATCCACAGCACCCATGCTGACAAATTCCATTTCGGAACAAGTAGTTCATGAAATTGAAAATAATGGACATGGAAATAAGGGGATGGATGATAGCTTTTTGCACTGGAACTGTTCTGGATGCACACATCCTGACTATGAGTTTTGTGATAGAATCCCGCTTCCACTCAAACCCTTGGTCATAGAACAGATAATGAAATCCATGCCTCCTCCAAGGTTCTCACGTCCACAACAAATTTTGGGCAGTTCAAATGTGAGCCAAGTTTGTAAAATTGATGCCACGAATTCTCTTTGTGGTGCCCTTGTTGGTTCTTCATCTCAGTTGGAATTAGATCAGCAGATAACAAATTCACGAGTAAAAAGAGAGGTTGCTGATGCTTGTGCCTCGTTTACCACGGATTTCAATGAGAAAGGGAAAGGACTATTATTAAGAGATTCTGGTAGATGCAGAGGGCATAAAGAAATTCTGCCACTTTGTAAATATGAATCTGGAAGTAAAAATGTGGCAGAAGCCAATCATGTGGCTCTTCTTCAGGACAAATCGAGAACAGAAGCGCATCTGCTGTGTGAGGAAGACACCCCAAATTCTGATGAAAAGAACGCACCGAGTTCTAGAAAAAATACTACCAGCCAGACCATGGAGAATTGCAAGCATATTGGTCATCATGCAGAGCCACAGAACATTAAAATAGAAAAGAAGCCAATCCCAGCCaagaaaaagttgaaaagcACCCTTGAccaaaatatgaatattaatttgagaattgaaACAGTAACAGAGAACAGGGAAAAGTCTTTCAACTCCTCCAGTAAGCTGGCACCTCAG AATGGTATTGAGAACAAACCATTTCCCAAATTCAAATCCTTTACTATAGAAGAAGAAGAGGGGTCAG GAGGTTATGGCACAGTTTACAAGGCAATAAGAAAATCTGACGGGGTTGCTTTCGCCATCAAAT gtCCTCATGTCAATGCTAATAGAAATCATGTGTACAACGAGTTAAAAATGCTGGAGAGATTTGG GGGAAAAAACTTTGTGATCAAATTCGAAGGTTCATTGAAGAATGGGAATTCAGATTGCCTTGTGTTGGAGCATGTTGAGCATGATAGACCTGAG GTGTTGAAGAAAGAAATAGATGTCTTTCAGCTGCAATGGTATGGCTATTGCATGTTTAGAGCCCTAGCTGGTTTGCACAAGCAA GGCATAGTTCATCGAGATGTTAAACCTGGAAACTTTCTTTTCTCCCGCAAGGTCAATAAAGGCTACCTCATTGATTTCAATCTTGCCTTG GATTTGCACAAAAAATTCGGGTCCACTG CTAATTCAAAGTCAGGGCATGGTGTAAACATCGATCATATTTCTCTTTCCCAAACAAAGTCTCTACCTGTGAAAAATAGGAATTTCCCCAATGGCAGGTTTCCCGAAGTCATCAGCCAGAATGCAGGAAAAGGCATGAAGCCCTTGCTACCAGCCAGCAATCTGAAAAGGAATATTGGCCAAGCAAAAATTTTCACTGGCACTTGCAGTAGGAACAACATCAAAAGCCAGGGTGCAGATGGCTCTGGGATAACTTCCGCAAAGGATCCAACTAGCACAAAAACCCAATCAGCAGAAAGGTTGAGAGAACCCATGCCAAACCAAGGTAGGAAAGAGTTGATAAACCTTGTGCAGGAAGCCTTGCAGGGTGGAAACAGTGAATCAGTAAATGCTCCCACTTCTAAGcgcaaaagagttgctgctccTCCTACAAATTTAGATAGAAAATTCTTTTATCCGACTCCAATGCCTTTCCATGTCTCTGAAGTGGTGATTGGTGGAGCAGGATTATTAAAGAATAGAG GTGAGAGAAAGAACAAACGAGAAGGTCCATGTGTGGGAACTAAAGGTTTTCGGGCTCCAGAG GTGCTGCTCAGATCTCCACATCAAGGTCCTAAAGTAGATATTTGGTCTGCTGGAGTAACTTTAATATACCTGATGATTGGACGAACACCTTTCGTTGGCGACCCTGACCA GAATATAAAAGAGATAGCAAAATTAAGGGGCAGTGAAGATCTCTGGGAAGTAGCCAAGCTACACAACCAGGAGTCATCATTTTCTACG GATTTACTCGACGCAAAATATATGTTGCCCGTAAAGCTTCTAGATTGGTGTGTACAGAATACACGAAGACCACAGTTCCTTGAAAACATACCCAAATCGCTTTTAGATTTGGTGGATAAATGTTTAACAGTTAATCCTCGGTTGAGGATCAGTGCAGAGGAAGCGCTCAAGCACGAGTTTTTTGCCTCATGTCATGTGGCTGTTAGAAAACAAAAACTGCATAGACAAGGCGCGACTCTCAGTTCTCATGCGCCAACAATGTCAGCCACATGA